In Candidatus Nomurabacteria bacterium, the following proteins share a genomic window:
- a CDS encoding four helix bundle protein has protein sequence MSGANKNIPQSTPPRARQIQQPRLIPVVLKLKDTYRVWQEYLISFPKQNRYTLGNKIDDVFLLAIEYCFLASYASKDTKLIHLERCISRVDLLKLLLQLAWEIRALDTKKYTVLGERLQEVGRMLGGWKKGIESKR, from the coding sequence ATGTCAGGCGCAAACAAAAACATACCTCAGTCTACCCCCCCCCGCGCGCGACAAATTCAACAACCTAGGTTGATTCCGGTCGTCTTGAAGTTGAAAGATACGTATCGTGTATGGCAGGAGTACCTTATATCTTTTCCTAAGCAAAACCGCTACACGCTCGGTAACAAGATTGACGACGTATTTTTACTCGCCATTGAGTACTGCTTCTTAGCTAGTTACGCCAGCAAAGACACAAAGCTGATTCACCTTGAACGCTGTATATCACGGGTCGATTTATTGAAATTGTTGCTTCAACTTGCCTGGGAAATACGCGCTCTTGATACCAAGAAATACACGGTACTTGGTGAGCGGCTACAAGAAGTCGGTAGAATGCTTGGTGGCTGGAAGAAAGGCATTGAAAGTAAACGATGA
- a CDS encoding IS30 family transposase: protein MSHKQIGPEDWPVISRMLKAGYSGVEIAHIINKDPSAVNRHIKAYGGRDRYDAREVRRKKKQARIIAMEGTRILKGVLLREVKRLLKQHYSPEQIVGVRDDISASTIYRYINERAPHLKQFLRSQKGKYRRKRGTKIREKVRERAKKRRIDERPPIIERRSRLGDWEGDTMLGRDKRVRIVTFVDRRSGYLIAYLLPKLNATLLTKLAVEKFRRIPKNKRKTATFDNGTEFSDWERFEKQTSMTVYFAYPYHSWERGTNENTNGLLRQYFPKDLDFNTITPQELSEAVRRINHRPRKRHNFKSPHQIFWK, encoded by the coding sequence ATGTCACACAAACAAATAGGACCGGAAGACTGGCCGGTTATTTCACGTATGCTCAAAGCGGGATACTCAGGAGTGGAGATTGCGCACATTATCAACAAAGATCCAAGTGCGGTTAATAGACATATTAAAGCGTATGGTGGTCGGGATAGATACGATGCTCGCGAGGTTCGCAGAAAGAAAAAACAGGCACGTATCATTGCTATGGAAGGTACTAGAATACTCAAAGGAGTATTATTACGAGAAGTGAAACGATTATTAAAACAACACTACTCACCGGAACAGATAGTCGGAGTACGTGATGACATCTCTGCGAGCACTATCTACCGATACATTAACGAACGAGCTCCACACCTTAAACAATTTCTTCGTTCTCAGAAAGGCAAGTATCGGCGCAAACGAGGCACCAAAATACGTGAAAAAGTTCGTGAAAGAGCCAAGAAACGTCGTATTGATGAACGACCGCCCATTATTGAACGTCGCTCCCGTTTGGGAGATTGGGAGGGAGATACTATGCTGGGAAGAGACAAACGAGTACGTATTGTCACCTTCGTTGATCGCAGAAGCGGGTATCTAATTGCGTATCTTCTGCCAAAATTAAATGCTACTTTACTCACTAAACTGGCGGTGGAAAAATTCAGGCGTATACCCAAAAACAAACGAAAGACCGCTACCTTTGATAACGGTACCGAGTTCAGTGACTGGGAACGGTTTGAGAAACAAACGAGTATGACTGTGTACTTTGCTTATCCATACCACTCTTGGGAGCGTGGTACCAATGAAAATACTAACGGGCTACTTCGACAATATTTTCCGAAAGACTTGGATTTCAACACCATTACTCCACAAGAACTTTCTGAAGCGGTTCGTCGTATAAATCATCGTCCTAGAAAGAGACATAATTTCAAGTCTCCACATCAGATATTTTGGAAGTGA
- a CDS encoding C40 family peptidase, producing the protein MKINILFFGEKHIFSYVPPPYIWKKSGRYEVDIYEMVDNAPLIKSYLTTMQFNVVIDGGPAPTCTLTATPSTIDPNQGETALLEWSSNYASTTVIDQDIGSVATSGSLVVSPNATTTYTANFTGQNGTSSCRVTVNVPNPVIIPLHEQAAALARQLVNHTEAYLWGGKGWDYDLGEFTTPERILSGYTYFNPDTGNKDTGIGVDCSGLITWAFNRSYNAIAGFNSNFIKYVNADGLYRDYQSSPINEAELRPGDTLIFDWEGDGYMDHVAMYVGDSGGYDVVNAGNPAVGIIGRTNNIYKLTAGFEGYRRIHQADAELTIKTGSPVDLEITDPDGNTLSAASTIPSDEEYIREIPGEMYYLELEQGHDGHPEDIVLSPIAKDGAYTIKVIPEAGAASAATYSLTVELNGVETIVANNETLDTIPTEGFTLKLATGKILGLDSTVKVLLSDLYQSVSDLNLNSTQRQKNLLSTIDSAINWFDKNRPDQIIRKLTKLQNDVDRHIANELTAEELANITKQIDDLLLLLQA; encoded by the coding sequence GTGAAGATCAATATACTTTTTTTTGGTGAAAAGCACATCTTTTCATACGTGCCACCTCCTTATATATGGAAAAAGTCTGGTAGGTATGAAGTAGATATTTATGAAATGGTAGATAACGCCCCTTTGATTAAATCATACCTAACCACCATGCAATTTAATGTAGTCATAGATGGTGGACCAGCTCCAACCTGCACCTTGACTGCCACCCCAAGCACGATAGACCCAAACCAAGGTGAGACGGCCTTACTAGAATGGAGTAGTAACTACGCTTCAACTACAGTAATTGATCAAGACATTGGATCAGTTGCTACTTCCGGCTCCTTAGTTGTCTCTCCAAATGCCACCACCACCTACACCGCCAACTTTACCGGACAAAACGGAACCAGTTCCTGCAGAGTAACAGTAAATGTACCAAATCCGGTAATCATCCCGCTTCATGAGCAAGCTGCCGCGCTAGCGCGGCAGCTGGTAAACCACACCGAAGCCTACCTCTGGGGTGGTAAGGGTTGGGATTATGATCTAGGAGAATTCACTACTCCCGAACGCATCCTATCCGGCTACACTTACTTCAATCCCGACACCGGGAATAAAGATACTGGTATAGGGGTAGATTGTTCCGGACTAATAACTTGGGCCTTTAATCGTAGCTATAATGCCATAGCTGGATTTAATAGTAATTTTATAAAGTATGTAAACGCTGACGGTCTGTACCGAGACTACCAGTCAAGTCCAATAAACGAAGCCGAGCTGCGGCCCGGCGATACTCTTATTTTTGACTGGGAAGGAGATGGGTACATGGATCACGTAGCCATGTATGTAGGTGATAGTGGTGGGTATGATGTGGTTAATGCGGGAAACCCAGCTGTTGGAATAATAGGCCGCACAAACAACATTTACAAACTTACAGCTGGTTTTGAAGGTTATAGACGAATCCACCAAGCTGATGCTGAGCTTACTATCAAAACCGGCTCACCGGTTGACCTGGAAATCACCGACCCGGATGGCAATACCCTATCCGCCGCCAGCACCATCCCTTCCGACGAAGAATACATCAGAGAAATTCCCGGTGAGATGTATTATCTAGAACTGGAGCAAGGTCACGATGGTCACCCCGAAGACATAGTACTCTCACCGATCGCTAAAGATGGGGCTTATACTATCAAAGTTATTCCCGAAGCCGGAGCCGCCTCGGCAGCCACTTACTCTTTGACTGTGGAATTAAATGGTGTAGAGACAATAGTGGCCAACAATGAGACACTTGATACTATACCGACTGAAGGCTTTACTCTAAAGTTAGCCACTGGAAAAATTCTCGGCCTTGATTCGACCGTTAAGGTTTTACTTAGTGACCTATACCAATCAGTTAGTGATCTGAACCTAAACTCAACACAACGCCAGAAAAACCTCCTCTCAACGATTGACTCCGCCATAAACTGGTTTGACAAAAACCGACCCGATCAAATAATCCGCAAACTCACGAAGTTGCAAAATGATGTTGATAGACACATCGCCAATGAACTGACAGCTGAAGAATTGGCAAATATCACTAAGCAAATCGATGACCTTCTGTTATTATTACAAGCATGA
- a CDS encoding acylphosphatase, producing MNEIRCTVTGKVQGVRYRDYVQNAAGELGLVGYVKNQFDGSVMVVAQGEPDSLKELVEYLHEGSLLAKVEGVAIEWGTARVTYDDFSVLN from the coding sequence ATGAATGAAATCAGATGTACAGTGACTGGTAAGGTGCAGGGGGTGCGGTATCGTGATTATGTGCAAAACGCCGCCGGTGAGTTGGGTTTGGTGGGGTATGTTAAAAACCAGTTTGATGGTTCGGTGATGGTGGTGGCGCAGGGTGAGCCAGATAGTTTGAAAGAGTTGGTGGAGTACCTTCATGAGGGGTCTTTGTTGGCCAAGGTGGAAGGGGTAGCGATTGAGTGGGGGACGGCTCGTGTAACTTATGACGACTTTTCGGTGTTAAATTAA
- a CDS encoding RluA family pseudouridine synthase yields MPSEKEESVAKTKLVPEIIYEDDEVLVINKPYGLLVHEDWQSGPEGTVVDWFLSQVPGAKGVGEETLKPDGSKLERSGIVHRLDRETSGVMILAKTQKAHAFLKAQFHDRLAKKEYRAFVYGRIHDKWGTINRPIGRSAKDFKKRSAERGAKGVLREAITHFERIGVGEYKDEAFSYLKLMPQTGRTHQLRVHLKAIDRPIVGDKLYADKKITVSNNLELDRLALHAHILDIVLPNEERQRFIAPIPPEFEIAAEHIAE; encoded by the coding sequence ATGCCAAGCGAGAAAGAAGAATCGGTCGCTAAGACTAAGTTGGTGCCGGAGATTATCTATGAAGATGACGAAGTGTTGGTGATTAATAAACCCTACGGTCTTTTGGTGCACGAGGATTGGCAATCAGGTCCAGAGGGTACGGTGGTAGATTGGTTTTTGTCCCAGGTGCCTGGCGCCAAAGGGGTGGGGGAGGAAACCTTAAAACCAGACGGCAGCAAGCTTGAGCGTTCGGGGATAGTGCATCGCCTAGACCGAGAGACGTCGGGGGTAATGATTTTGGCGAAGACGCAAAAAGCGCATGCTTTTCTAAAAGCCCAATTTCACGATCGATTGGCCAAGAAAGAGTACCGAGCCTTTGTTTACGGACGGATTCATGATAAGTGGGGAACTATTAATCGACCGATTGGGCGCAGTGCCAAGGATTTTAAGAAGCGTTCGGCCGAGCGCGGAGCTAAAGGTGTGTTGCGTGAGGCAATTACTCACTTTGAGCGAATTGGGGTCGGTGAATACAAGGATGAGGCTTTTTCGTATTTAAAACTAATGCCGCAAACCGGACGCACCCACCAGCTGCGAGTGCACTTGAAGGCGATTGACCGGCCAATTGTCGGGGATAAGCTATATGCTGATAAGAAAATCACGGTATCAAATAACTTAGAGCTGGATCGTTTGGCGTTGCATGCACATATATTGGATATTGTATTACCAAACGAAGAGAGACAACGCTTTATTGCACCAATTCCGCCTGAATTTGAAATAGCGGCGGAACATATTGCAGAGTAG
- the uppS gene encoding di-trans,poly-cis-decaprenylcistransferase produces MEKSKERIECVGFIMDGNRRFAKERGLSTLNGHLAGREKFLEVTDWLKEMKIPHAVFYAFSTENWKRSPEEVEYLLMLFRELLAQIRKEADERKFNVRVVGRRDDLPEDIQASIAEVERETADKYSTTVWVAFSYGGRAEIIEAVNRAVKVGQEVNEEQFSQLLWTAGMPDPDIIIRTSGEKRLSNFLPWQTVYSEFFFIDTYWPAFTKTEFTSILEEYAKRERRIGR; encoded by the coding sequence ATGGAGAAAAGTAAGGAGAGGATTGAATGTGTCGGTTTTATTATGGATGGCAATCGGCGGTTTGCTAAGGAGCGAGGGCTAAGCACGCTTAATGGTCACTTGGCCGGTCGAGAGAAGTTTTTGGAAGTAACTGATTGGTTGAAAGAAATGAAAATACCGCACGCAGTTTTTTATGCCTTTTCAACCGAAAACTGGAAACGAAGCCCGGAAGAAGTTGAATATTTGTTGATGCTGTTTCGTGAGCTTTTGGCACAGATCCGTAAAGAGGCAGATGAGAGAAAGTTTAATGTTAGAGTGGTTGGCAGGCGAGATGATTTGCCGGAAGATATTCAGGCTAGTATTGCTGAGGTTGAAAGAGAGACAGCTGATAAATACAGTACTACTGTCTGGGTAGCTTTTTCTTATGGTGGTCGAGCGGAGATTATAGAAGCCGTCAATCGAGCGGTCAAGGTTGGTCAAGAAGTAAATGAAGAACAGTTTAGTCAGTTGCTTTGGACTGCCGGTATGCCTGACCCTGATATTATTATTCGCACGAGTGGGGAGAAGCGGTTGTCTAACTTTTTGCCATGGCAGACTGTCTACAGTGAATTTTTCTTTATTGATACTTACTGGCCTGCTTTTACAAAAACCGAATTTACCAGTATTCTGGAAGAATATGCCAAGCGAGAAAGAAGAATCGGTCGCTAA
- the rplS gene encoding 50S ribosomal protein L19 codes for MKTAVKGVNISPVNIDERSQLGIRAGDTVRVHQKIQEKGKTRIQIFEGLVLARKHGSEPGATFTVRKVASGVGVEKIFPLYSPLIDKLEIVKRAKVRRSKLYYIREKVAREIRRQMRRTTMMGVMTESEAEAAVRAAAEAKALEEAELKEKEEREAAEAKAAEEAKAAEEEAKPTETEAVEEKVEEATPEVTEETPADESEKAEAAAEEKKG; via the coding sequence ATGAAAACAGCAGTAAAAGGAGTTAATATTTCACCGGTAAATATAGATGAACGCAGCCAACTTGGTATCCGAGCCGGGGATACTGTGCGTGTTCACCAAAAGATTCAAGAAAAGGGTAAAACTCGTATTCAGATTTTTGAGGGTCTGGTACTAGCCCGCAAACACGGCAGTGAGCCGGGAGCAACTTTCACCGTGCGTAAGGTGGCTAGTGGAGTTGGTGTAGAGAAAATCTTCCCATTATACTCTCCACTTATTGATAAGTTGGAGATTGTAAAGCGAGCTAAGGTTCGCCGTTCAAAACTTTATTATATTCGTGAGAAGGTGGCCCGTGAGATTCGTCGTCAGATGCGTCGTACTACTATGATGGGGGTAATGACAGAATCAGAGGCCGAAGCAGCGGTTCGCGCAGCAGCAGAGGCCAAGGCACTAGAAGAAGCTGAGCTAAAGGAAAAGGAAGAAAGGGAGGCGGCAGAGGCTAAAGCAGCGGAAGAAGCAAAAGCTGCTGAAGAGGAAGCTAAGCCAACTGAAACTGAAGCGGTAGAGGAGAAAGTCGAGGAAGCTACTCCAGAAGTAACGGAAGAGACTCCAGCTGATGAGTCAGAAAAAGCCGAAGCGGCAGCGGAAGAAAAGAAAGGTTAG
- a CDS encoding GIY-YIG nuclease family protein, whose translation MKSILYVITNISMPSLCKVGITDNLERRLNDLNKTGVPTRFQIYESFAIENAELLEQEVLKHFSDKRLNRRREFIEEHPERVCDFIREHKGKVRQEEESKSKFAQASIPDGAKLLFVDGEIYKNIVATVLPNGKIKFKGKETSLSTAAKDVLKKQFGKDWKAVQGTIYWTYQGKTVREHFDSIA comes from the coding sequence ATGAAATCGATTCTTTATGTCATTACCAATATTTCCATGCCAAGCCTTTGTAAGGTAGGTATTACAGATAACCTGGAACGACGCTTAAACGATTTAAATAAAACTGGAGTACCGACTCGTTTCCAAATTTATGAAAGTTTTGCAATAGAGAATGCTGAACTGCTAGAACAAGAAGTACTAAAACATTTTTCAGATAAAAGATTAAATCGAAGACGAGAGTTTATTGAGGAGCACCCTGAGAGGGTGTGTGATTTTATTCGTGAGCATAAAGGCAAGGTGCGACAGGAAGAAGAGTCAAAGAGTAAGTTTGCCCAAGCGAGCATTCCAGACGGAGCCAAACTTCTTTTTGTTGATGGAGAAATCTATAAGAACATAGTTGCTACAGTGTTGCCTAACGGGAAGATAAAATTCAAAGGTAAGGAAACCTCACTTTCGACAGCCGCAAAAGATGTGCTTAAGAAACAGTTTGGGAAGGATTGGAAAGCAGTACAAGGGACGATTTATTGGACATATCAAGGCAAAACAGTTCGAGAACATTTTGATTCGATTGCATAA